A window of Thermococcus aggregans contains these coding sequences:
- a CDS encoding C1 family peptidase: MVPPKNFDGSVTSAEARFVAKQHLLWASSNIPGFEDWENAKLSQPVVYYFPNGTKSAYEFTVLVNGKPEGFILVAAQKYMTPILEFGKGEAPSKRLGRIGAARIKGFTAKQNRLLYYGGLSYSIELGNGKAVDIHGRQVPVPKTVKLSFSPKRVVNAWRALETSSASEPMVGILSDDIYTKIIPNVPIWTEMDPYFGDPKNLSMSYPKNVGPKGDPWDAWDGCTPIAAAQIIAYYEHPEIYENGYYTQEYKEYMTSLVDILHHTMGTFDKENDPGQTYWCGSWGPDACDGIEAFADEYQKLKNEGIVSWSLVHSYDAQPTCTLGLCSWFGYIHASDVINEVDSNHPILLQLYNGGSSVYGQGPYGNHSVVVVGYVGNSNTVDYLVIHSGWDMNEHYLAWGNWGSDTHLVKVIPKRR; this comes from the coding sequence TTGGTTCCCCCAAAGAACTTCGACGGTTCTGTGACGTCAGCTGAGGCCAGGTTTGTTGCCAAGCAGCACCTCCTTTGGGCGTCATCAAACATCCCTGGATTCGAGGACTGGGAGAATGCAAAGCTTTCCCAGCCCGTGGTGTACTACTTCCCCAACGGAACCAAAAGCGCTTATGAGTTCACCGTGCTTGTAAATGGAAAGCCCGAGGGGTTCATCCTCGTGGCGGCTCAGAAGTACATGACTCCAATTCTTGAGTTTGGGAAAGGTGAGGCCCCAAGTAAAAGGCTGGGAAGAATTGGAGCGGCAAGAATCAAAGGCTTCACAGCAAAACAGAACAGGTTGCTTTATTACGGCGGGCTGAGCTACAGCATAGAACTGGGAAACGGAAAAGCTGTGGATATTCACGGCAGACAGGTTCCCGTTCCAAAAACCGTTAAACTCTCATTCTCTCCAAAACGTGTGGTAAATGCCTGGAGAGCCCTTGAGACTTCCTCAGCGAGTGAACCTATGGTCGGAATTCTATCAGATGACATATACACCAAGATTATACCCAACGTTCCAATATGGACAGAAATGGACCCGTATTTTGGGGACCCAAAGAATTTGTCAATGAGTTATCCTAAGAACGTTGGACCGAAGGGAGACCCGTGGGATGCATGGGACGGGTGCACCCCAATTGCCGCCGCTCAAATTATAGCCTATTATGAGCATCCAGAAATCTATGAAAACGGTTATTACACACAGGAATACAAGGAGTACATGACGTCCCTGGTTGACATCCTTCACCACACTATGGGAACGTTTGATAAGGAGAATGATCCCGGACAGACCTATTGGTGTGGGAGCTGGGGACCTGACGCATGTGATGGCATTGAAGCCTTTGCAGACGAATATCAAAAACTGAAGAACGAAGGAATTGTTTCGTGGTCTCTCGTCCACAGTTACGATGCACAGCCTACTTGCACTTTGGGATTATGTTCTTGGTTTGGCTATATACATGCAAGCGATGTTATTAATGAAGTTGACAGCAACCACCCTATCTTACTCCAGCTTTATAACGGTGGAAGCTCAGTATACGGGCAGGGACCCTACGGGAACCATAGCGTTGTTGTAGTTGGGTATGTGGGAAATTCTAACACAGTGGATTACCTAGTCATTCACAGCGGCTGGGACATGAACGAGCATTATCTCGCGTGGGGCAACTGGGGCTCAGATACTCACCTTGTGAAGGTAATTCCCAAGAGGAGGTGA